From a region of the Falco peregrinus isolate bFalPer1 chromosome 5, bFalPer1.pri, whole genome shotgun sequence genome:
- the MKRN2OS gene encoding MKRN2 opposite strand protein isoform X1 gives MAEAAILRVRHCGADIFCRRAPPRCPACGRPLRGAGLPAAPVRLPSPFRQGHRQRCAFLLRPAAGTFLGGYDGRADLHVGVTSTHGVVYNYDDEGIHRAETGWEQCISIPLVQPDMFGLLQQWDKLLEEFSEGETWLPHRYEEHNHNCYTYALAFINSILTAQGKRQMSKSEFTEKFVIPQTKKAAKYITLHQELTANDFYIVPLPDQEKQC, from the exons aTGGCGGAGGCCGCCATCCTGCGGGTGCGGCACTGCGGGGCCGACATCTTCTGCCGCCGGgcgccgccgcgctgccccgccTGCGGCCGCCCCCTGCGCGGCGCcgggctgcccgccgcccccgtcCGCCTGCCCAGCCCCTTCCGCCAGGGCCACCGCCAGCGCTGCGCCTTCCTCCTGcggcccgccgccggcacctTCCTCGG GGGGTACGACGGGCGGGCGGACCTGCACGTGGGGGTGACCAGCACTCACG GCGTGGTGTATAATTACGACGATGAGGGCATTCACAGAGCTGAAACTGGATGGGAACAGTGCATCAGCATCCCACTGGTACAGCCAGACATGTTTGGGCTTCTTCAGCAGTGGGATAAGCTCCTAGAGGAATTTTCTGAGGGAGAGACCTGGCTTCCTCACAG GTATGAAGAACACAACCACAACTGCTACACATACGCACTGGCATTCATTAACAGCATACTGACTGCACAAGGAAAACGGCAAATGAGTAAAAGTGAATTTACAGAGAAATTTGTGATCCCACAGACAAAGAAAGCTGCTAAATACATAACTCTGCATCAGGAGCTAACAGCTAATGATTTCTACATTGTACCCCTTCCTGATcaagaaaagcagtgctga
- the MKRN2OS gene encoding MKRN2 opposite strand protein isoform X2, with amino-acid sequence MFGLLQQWDKLLEEFSEGETWLPHRYEEHNHNCYTYALAFINSILTAQGKRQMSKSEFTEKFVIPQTKKAAKYITLHQELTANDFYIVPLPDQEKQC; translated from the exons ATGTTTGGGCTTCTTCAGCAGTGGGATAAGCTCCTAGAGGAATTTTCTGAGGGAGAGACCTGGCTTCCTCACAG GTATGAAGAACACAACCACAACTGCTACACATACGCACTGGCATTCATTAACAGCATACTGACTGCACAAGGAAAACGGCAAATGAGTAAAAGTGAATTTACAGAGAAATTTGTGATCCCACAGACAAAGAAAGCTGCTAAATACATAACTCTGCATCAGGAGCTAACAGCTAATGATTTCTACATTGTACCCCTTCCTGATcaagaaaagcagtgctga